In one Methylocaldum szegediense genomic region, the following are encoded:
- a CDS encoding hybrid sensor histidine kinase/response regulator — MVHSKLSSRSAYAVAIGVTAAVAFVLPLLRQSYQKPMLMPFLLSVLISAAAGGLGPGLVATVLGSVLGVYLATPSQASFWNQAASEWLQTSVFLITGFAITLYAHLSRNTLAECESNAGRRLQGESLRRRQAEEQLNAERNRVVVTLSSIGDAAILTDSEGRIDLLNPTAQSLTGWTQDEARGQPLKNVFRIINETTRKPVENPVEKVLRTGAVIGLANHTLLIAKDGREIPISDSAAPIRGVDGQLLGVILIFRDVSQERHAQAALAESEAFYRAIGESIPYGAWICEPNGDIRYLSDSFLKMTGMTLDEQIHANWTARVHPADLQPILDHWRYCVKTGSFWDFEYRIRSADGSYRCILSRGVPIRNAEGKVTAWAGMNLDITEMKKLQDELIRKTEELTAADRQKDEFLAMLAHELRNPLAPIMSAIQILHRTEGAGPQYAWATDVIERQTKHITRLVDDLLDISRISRGKITLNKQPLELATIVNHAMETSRPLIQAQGHSLSLSLPSEPVWINGDPIRLAQVISNLLNNAAKYSEPNRQIWLTATAENGQAIIRVRDAGLGISPEVLPHIFNLFAQADRSLDRAKGGLGIGLSLVKQLVQLHGGSVDAKSEGLGKGSEFIVRLPLLSDAPAATAAPRETPDSEQRPLRRVLVVDDNTDMVEGLSLLLELEGFEVERAADGPTALAIAQRFAPEVVLLDLGLPRMDGYEVARKLRPCLRLDKLC, encoded by the coding sequence ATGGTTCACTCCAAGCTCTCGTCCCGGTCGGCATACGCCGTAGCCATTGGTGTCACGGCTGCCGTAGCATTCGTGTTACCTCTCCTGCGGCAATCGTATCAAAAGCCCATGCTGATGCCTTTCCTGTTGTCGGTGCTGATCAGCGCCGCGGCCGGGGGACTGGGGCCAGGACTGGTGGCGACAGTTCTGGGCTCGGTGCTCGGCGTGTACCTCGCAACGCCCTCGCAGGCGTCATTCTGGAACCAAGCGGCTTCGGAATGGCTCCAGACCAGCGTGTTTCTCATCACGGGATTTGCCATTACCCTATACGCGCACTTGTCGCGAAACACGCTCGCGGAATGCGAGTCGAACGCAGGACGGCGATTGCAGGGCGAAAGCCTAAGACGCCGGCAAGCGGAAGAACAGCTCAACGCCGAGCGCAATCGCGTTGTCGTGACCTTGAGTAGTATCGGCGACGCGGCGATCCTCACTGATTCCGAAGGCCGCATCGATCTGCTCAACCCGACCGCACAGTCGCTGACTGGATGGACACAGGACGAAGCGCGCGGTCAGCCGCTGAAAAACGTATTTCGCATCATCAACGAGACAACCCGAAAACCGGTCGAAAACCCCGTCGAAAAGGTTTTGAGAACGGGAGCCGTCATCGGCCTGGCCAATCACACCTTGCTAATCGCCAAGGACGGACGGGAAATTCCGATCAGCGATAGCGCCGCGCCCATTCGGGGCGTAGACGGCCAACTGCTGGGCGTGATTTTGATTTTTCGCGATGTTAGCCAAGAGCGCCACGCTCAGGCCGCGCTCGCCGAATCGGAAGCCTTTTACCGGGCAATTGGTGAGTCAATACCGTACGGAGCCTGGATCTGCGAGCCAAACGGCGATATTCGCTACTTGAGCGATTCTTTTCTAAAAATGACTGGGATGACGCTGGACGAACAAATACATGCGAATTGGACCGCGCGTGTGCATCCGGCGGATTTACAGCCCATCCTGGACCATTGGCGATATTGCGTCAAAACTGGCTCCTTTTGGGATTTCGAGTACCGTATCCGAAGTGCGGACGGCAGTTACCGCTGTATCTTGAGTCGCGGCGTTCCAATCCGCAACGCGGAGGGCAAGGTGACGGCGTGGGCGGGAATGAATCTCGACATCACCGAGATGAAAAAGCTTCAGGACGAACTCATTCGCAAGACCGAAGAATTGACCGCCGCCGACCGCCAAAAAGACGAATTCCTCGCCATGTTGGCCCATGAGTTGCGCAATCCGCTGGCTCCTATCATGAGCGCGATACAGATCCTGCATAGGACCGAAGGTGCTGGGCCGCAATACGCTTGGGCCACGGATGTTATCGAGCGGCAGACCAAGCACATCACCCGTCTGGTAGACGATCTTTTGGACATCTCTCGGATCAGCCGCGGGAAGATCACCTTGAACAAGCAACCGCTGGAACTCGCGACCATCGTGAATCACGCCATGGAAACCAGCCGTCCGCTGATCCAGGCCCAAGGGCACAGCCTCAGTTTATCTTTGCCTTCCGAACCGGTTTGGATCAACGGCGATCCGATCCGGCTCGCGCAAGTCATATCCAATCTACTCAACAATGCCGCCAAGTACTCGGAACCTAACCGGCAGATCTGGTTGACGGCGACGGCCGAAAACGGGCAGGCCATCATCCGGGTGCGTGACGCGGGTCTCGGAATCAGTCCTGAAGTGTTGCCCCACATTTTCAACTTGTTCGCCCAGGCCGACCGATCCTTGGATCGCGCCAAAGGCGGGCTCGGAATCGGACTCAGCCTGGTGAAACAACTGGTTCAGCTGCACGGCGGCAGCGTCGACGCCAAAAGCGAAGGGTTGGGCAAGGGTTCCGAATTTATCGTCCGTCTGCCTTTGCTGTCTGACGCTCCTGCAGCAACAGCCGCCCCCAGAGAGACGCCTGATTCCGAGCAACGCCCTCTGCGGCGCGTGCTAGTGGTCGACGATAATACAGATATGGTCGAAGGGTTGTCCTTGCTGCTCGAACTGGAAGGATTCGAGGTCGAGCGTGCGGCAGATGGCCCCACGGCCCTTGCGATCGCTCAAAGATTCGCTCCCGAAGTCGTGTTGCTGGACCTTGGGCTGCCCAGGATGGACGGTTACGAAGTCGCTCGGAAACTGCGTCCATGCCTCAGACTCGACAAGCTGTGCTAA
- a CDS encoding pyridoxal phosphate-dependent aminotransferase, giving the protein MNIKLSDRVQSIKPSPTLAVTARAAAMRAAGKDIVGLGAGEPDFDTPEHIKQAAIKAIQDGFTKYTPVGGTPSLKKAVVAKFKRENGLDYDVKQVLVSCGGKQSFYNLAQALLNPGDEVIIPAPYWVSYPDMVLLAGAVPVIIDAPQSQKFKITPAQLKAALTPKTRLFVINSPSNPSGMAYDEAELKALGEVLKDYPEVVIATDDMYEHIVWKAGSFRNILNVCPELYDRTVVLNGVSKAYSMTGWRIGYAAGPEKLIEAMTNIQSQSTSNPTSISQVAAETALNGDQSFIGEMVKAFKERHDYVVSELNSIPGISCLETDGTFYVLPNVQGVIDRIPGISDDLALSEHLIEHGGVAVVPGSAFGAPGHVRLSIATSMTNLRKAMERLKNSLT; this is encoded by the coding sequence ATGAACATCAAACTTTCCGACCGCGTACAGTCGATCAAACCCTCCCCTACCTTGGCCGTAACGGCGAGAGCGGCCGCCATGCGTGCCGCTGGCAAAGATATTGTGGGCCTCGGAGCAGGCGAGCCGGATTTTGATACCCCCGAGCATATCAAACAGGCCGCCATCAAGGCCATTCAGGACGGGTTCACCAAATATACGCCGGTCGGCGGCACGCCCAGCCTCAAAAAGGCGGTCGTGGCGAAGTTCAAGCGGGAAAACGGCCTCGACTACGACGTCAAGCAAGTATTGGTCTCTTGCGGTGGCAAGCAGAGTTTTTACAACCTGGCTCAGGCGCTTTTGAATCCGGGTGACGAAGTCATCATTCCGGCGCCGTATTGGGTGTCTTATCCGGATATGGTGCTTCTCGCGGGAGCCGTCCCCGTAATCATCGACGCGCCGCAGTCGCAGAAGTTCAAAATCACGCCCGCCCAACTCAAGGCGGCATTGACGCCGAAAACCCGGCTGTTCGTCATCAACAGCCCGTCCAACCCAAGCGGGATGGCTTACGACGAGGCAGAACTCAAAGCCTTGGGCGAGGTGCTGAAAGACTATCCCGAGGTTGTCATCGCCACCGATGACATGTACGAGCACATCGTGTGGAAAGCCGGCAGCTTCCGCAATATTTTGAATGTCTGCCCGGAGTTGTATGACCGCACTGTAGTCTTAAATGGCGTGTCCAAGGCTTATTCCATGACGGGCTGGCGCATCGGCTATGCGGCCGGCCCCGAGAAGCTGATCGAGGCGATGACCAATATCCAGTCGCAAAGTACTTCCAACCCTACTTCCATTTCGCAGGTCGCCGCCGAAACCGCCTTAAACGGCGATCAGTCGTTCATCGGTGAGATGGTTAAGGCCTTCAAGGAACGGCATGATTACGTGGTGAGCGAGTTGAACAGCATTCCCGGCATATCCTGTCTCGAAACCGACGGAACCTTCTATGTGCTGCCCAACGTGCAGGGGGTGATTGATCGTATACCCGGGATTTCCGACGATTTGGCTCTTTCGGAACACCTTATCGAACACGGCGGCGTCGCCGTGGTTCCGGGCTCCGCATTCGGCGCTCCCGGCCATGTTCGCCTTTCCATCGCTACCAGTATGACTAATCTGCGGAAAGCCATGGAGCGTCTAAAGAACAGTTTGACTTAG